A segment of the Micromonospora sediminicola genome:
CTCCGGTGGCGGTGCCCGACGCGCGCCCCGGCGTCTGCCCCAACTACAGCTCCACGCTGGTGTCATCCGCCGACGGCTCCTCGCTGTCACAGGTCAGCACCGATGACGCTGCCGACGGCACCTGTCGTGCCTACTCGGCTTCGGCGCTGCTGCCGCCGGCTTCCGCACGCCCCGGCCGCCTCGCCGGCGCCGCTGGGACCTGCGTCGACGTCGCGGGCGGCGGCACCGCCAACGGCGCCGCTGTGCAACTGTGGCAGTGCAACGACGCGCCGGTGCAGCGGTGGACCCTACGGCCCGACGGGTCGATCGGCGCTCAGGGACGCTGCCTGGACGTACCCGGGATGGCGACCGGGGCCGGCACCAGACTGCAGATCTGGGAGTGCAACGGCTCACCGGCCCAGCAGTGGCTGCGCCGCGGCGACGCACTGGTCAACCCGAACTCCGGCCGGTGTCTCGACGCACCCGGCGGCGCGACAGCCAACGGCACCCGCCTGCAACTGTGGGACTGTAACGGCCTCGCGCCACAACGCTTCCCCTTCGTCACGGCCGTCGATCATCCGCCGCAACTGCGTGCCGGAAGCACCGTTTCCCTGCGGGTCACCACACCCGGCTTCACCGACCGCTACCTGCGCCATCGGAACTTCCTCGCGGTGACGTCGGTGCTCGACACCGGCTCCGCCGAGCCCGACCGACGCGACGCGACGTTCCGCGTCCAGTCAGGTCTGGCAGACCCGACCTGCGTCTCCCTGGCGGCCGTCAACATCGCCGGCGCCTACCTGCGGCACCGCGACTTCCGGGTGCGGCTGGAGAGCTTCACCGACACCGCGCTGTTCCGCGCCGACGCCACGTTCTGCCCGGAGAGCGCGCCGGGCGGAGTCCGCCTCCGCTCCGTCAACCTGACCGACCGCTACCTGCGCCACTACGACGCCGCCGGATACGTCGCCGAACCCGGAGGCGGCAACGCCTTCGACAACCCCGCCCATTTCGACGACGACACCGTCTGGCAGCCGACCGGCCCACTCGCTCCCTGAACCACCCGCGTGTCACCGCGACTGCCCACGTCTCACCGAGGAGGATCCATTGAACTGGCAATTCCGCCCACTCGCCGCCGCCGCCGGGCTGGTGGTCACCGCGGCCACCGCGCTGCTGGCGGTCAGCGCGGCCCCGGCCAGCGCCGCCCCGTTGCTGTGCGACCAGTACGCCACCGCCCAGGTCCAGAGCGGTCGGTACATCGTGCAGAACAACCGCTGGGGTGCCAGCACCACCCAGTGCATCGACGTGTCGAACGCCGGCTTCACGGTGACCCGCGCCGACCACAACAACTCCACCAGTGGCCCGCCGGCCTCCTACCCGTCCATCTACGCCGGCTGCCACTACGGCGCCTGCACCGCCAACAGCGGCTTGCCGGCCCGGGTGACCGGGTTGACCAACCCGAGAGCCACGTTCAACATCAGCACCCCCAACTCCGGTGAGTGGGACGCGGCCTTCGACCTGTGGTTCGACGCCAGTCCCAACCCGCCGGGACAGAACTACGGCGCCGAACTGATGATCTGGACCAACCATCGCGGCCGCCCCCAACCCATCGGCAGCCGGATCGCCACCGTCACCATCGAGGGCGGCACCTGGGACGTGTGGTTCGGCAACATCGGCTGGAACGTCATCTCCTACGTACGGACCACGCCGAGCAACACGTTCGCCAACTTCAGCCTGAAGTCCTTCATCAACGACTCCGTCGGCCGTGGAAAGATCAACACGAGCTGGTACATGACGAGCGTTCAGGCCGGCTTCGAGCCCTGGATCGGCGGTGCGGGCCTGGCCGTCAACCTCTTCGACTTCAACGTCAACGGCAACGCCGCAGGCGGCGGTGGTGGCGGC
Coding sequences within it:
- a CDS encoding AbfB domain-containing protein; translation: MGTRASRLVVVTILALTGVVAALTAPGAARPATAASGTPVDSQAALYPRAVRLTNSGTANGRVILTVTQFPAGGPVAGIYESTTDGPFRRVGTVTDPVARQGLCCSTLFELPRPLGGLPAGTLLWAGSVGQDGGIDRRMSIRVWASNDVGRTWRYLSTVAQASNAGGLWEPEFFVDAAGRLVAHLADESQPGRSQVLVQSISTDGLTWSPRSPIVTGPQPGHRPGMPAVRRMPDGTYLLAYEVCGFGGQYDCAVRFRTSADGTTWGDPARLDPLVQTADGRYLTATPTLATTATGRVLLVAQRVRNADGTEAVLNGRALFVNLDNGRGSWYPVPAPVAVPDARPGVCPNYSSTLVSSADGSSLSQVSTDDAADGTCRAYSASALLPPASARPGRLAGAAGTCVDVAGGGTANGAAVQLWQCNDAPVQRWTLRPDGSIGAQGRCLDVPGMATGAGTRLQIWECNGSPAQQWLRRGDALVNPNSGRCLDAPGGATANGTRLQLWDCNGLAPQRFPFVTAVDHPPQLRAGSTVSLRVTTPGFTDRYLRHRNFLAVTSVLDTGSAEPDRRDATFRVQSGLADPTCVSLAAVNIAGAYLRHRDFRVRLESFTDTALFRADATFCPESAPGGVRLRSVNLTDRYLRHYDAAGYVAEPGGGNAFDNPAHFDDDTVWQPTGPLAP
- a CDS encoding RICIN domain-containing protein codes for the protein MNWQFRPLAAAAGLVVTAATALLAVSAAPASAAPLLCDQYATAQVQSGRYIVQNNRWGASTTQCIDVSNAGFTVTRADHNNSTSGPPASYPSIYAGCHYGACTANSGLPARVTGLTNPRATFNISTPNSGEWDAAFDLWFDASPNPPGQNYGAELMIWTNHRGRPQPIGSRIATVTIEGGTWDVWFGNIGWNVISYVRTTPSNTFANFSLKSFINDSVGRGKINTSWYMTSVQAGFEPWIGGAGLAVNLFDFNVNGNAAGGGGGGGGGTSVIRGVASNRCVDVAGWGKADGTPVQLYDCFPNNGNQQWRRVGNTFVSVDSGKCLDVSGGRTANGSVVQLWTCLNNGAQQWIVSGDGSIVNPNSGKCLDATELGTANGTRLQIWECGRPLGGNQQWRLG